One genomic window of Polyangium aurulentum includes the following:
- the rnpA gene encoding ribonuclease P protein component, with protein MAEGTARPRQVFPRSRRIRKRADFLRVQGTGARVTTRHLLLLLAPQPDEGPARIGIVASRKVGGAVQRNRAKRLIREAFRKHTEIFPARTDVVIIVRPGVHRLSADELEAEIRAVAPLLKKRAAGRNVPREEGAGRGKTRADGRTGSPGARGGEA; from the coding sequence ATGGCGGAAGGGACGGCGCGCCCCCGCCAGGTCTTCCCTCGCTCCCGACGCATCCGGAAGCGCGCAGATTTCTTGCGCGTGCAGGGCACGGGAGCGCGGGTCACCACGCGCCACCTCCTTCTTCTCCTCGCGCCCCAGCCCGACGAAGGCCCCGCGCGCATCGGCATCGTCGCGTCCCGCAAAGTCGGCGGCGCCGTGCAGCGCAACCGGGCCAAGCGGCTGATCCGCGAGGCCTTCCGCAAGCACACCGAGATCTTCCCCGCGCGCACCGACGTGGTCATCATCGTTCGTCCAGGCGTCCATCGCCTCTCAGCGGACGAGCTCGAGGCCGAGATCCGCGCCGTGGCGCCGCTGCTGAAAAAGCGTGCGGCCGGGCGGAACGTTCCGCGCGAAGAGGGCGCTGGACGTGGGAAGACCAGAGCGGACGGCAGAACTGGATCTCCAGGCGCGCGCGGAGGCGAAGCGTGA
- the yidD gene encoding membrane protein insertion efficiency factor YidD: MLAKLLLALIRVYQLTLSKLFYAIFGPVCRFEPSCSRYAAACIAGQGALRGSLLSVKRLCKCHPFHPGGYDPPPPPRIGRTKAATGLSDSHRSRDNETPASPRTSAAHAAR; encoded by the coding sequence ATGCTGGCCAAGCTCCTCCTCGCCCTCATCCGCGTCTACCAGCTGACGCTCTCGAAGCTGTTCTACGCGATCTTCGGCCCGGTTTGTCGTTTCGAACCGTCGTGCTCGCGCTATGCAGCCGCGTGCATCGCAGGCCAGGGCGCGCTGCGCGGGAGCTTGCTTTCGGTCAAGCGCCTGTGTAAGTGCCACCCGTTTCATCCGGGCGGCTACGACCCTCCGCCCCCACCGCGGATCGGCCGCACGAAAGCGGCCACCGGGCTCTCGGACTCCCACCGATCTCGGGACAACGAAACCCCCGCCTCCCCGCGGACGAGCGCGGCACATGCGGCCCGCTAG
- the yidC gene encoding membrane protein insertase YidC codes for MERGKLAQWLFIGVAILLAWQFLGPGGGLFGNKGGELQPAPPAVTSPQGTAEAPRPAEDLTCVIEQPDFDAVLTTQGASLRNLKLKGKKYTTEAKGSTPIDLVAPADVESTRPLRTDLRLPAGEAQQVPHNNLDWKLAAHDATSCTFVYEDAAAKLTKIVRATGKPYELETTMVVQNLAPEARKHRLTVEQDSWRTKQETEGSLGRISEHMTEVVAATTETTERLGPDAFEPSDFKDKEFTNEAWRRSPGATRWVAVSSVYFAKIAIPFEGPAPFAESRIEEHWDRTRTSVENRTKDAYFGHVYRARLAYPEVELAPQASQTYKVLSYLGPKDRDLLAAVNHGVTEVINLGTFSPIAKVLVAYLRKLHGLTGSWGWAIVLLTITVRMLLFPLSISQIKSSAAMRRLKPEMDELNARYKDDPAQRGLALQELWRKHGVTNPVLGCIPVLLQMPIWFALYQALQTAVELYHVPFGPFIPDLSAEGKYFIIPLVLGASSFFQQKLMPPQGDPMQQKMMQYMLPGIFLVMMLFLPAGLGVYMLTNTWLGIAQQVGVERYLRSKTEGTSAGIEVREKPSAGDKTPGGDSKSPPALGKGKARVRG; via the coding sequence ATGGAACGCGGCAAACTCGCACAGTGGCTGTTCATCGGCGTGGCCATCCTTCTGGCCTGGCAGTTCCTCGGACCAGGCGGAGGCCTGTTCGGGAACAAGGGCGGCGAGCTGCAGCCCGCGCCCCCCGCCGTGACGTCGCCGCAGGGCACCGCGGAAGCCCCGCGCCCCGCCGAGGATCTGACGTGCGTCATCGAGCAGCCAGACTTCGACGCCGTCCTCACGACGCAGGGCGCCTCGCTGCGCAACCTGAAGCTGAAGGGCAAGAAGTACACGACCGAAGCGAAGGGCTCGACGCCGATCGATCTCGTCGCCCCCGCCGACGTCGAGAGCACGCGCCCGCTCCGCACCGATCTGCGCCTGCCCGCAGGTGAAGCCCAGCAGGTCCCGCACAACAACCTCGACTGGAAGCTCGCCGCCCACGACGCGACCTCCTGCACGTTCGTCTACGAAGACGCCGCCGCGAAGCTCACCAAGATCGTCCGCGCCACGGGCAAACCCTACGAGCTCGAGACGACGATGGTGGTGCAGAACCTCGCCCCCGAGGCGCGCAAGCACCGCCTGACCGTCGAGCAAGACTCCTGGCGCACCAAGCAGGAGACCGAAGGCAGCCTCGGCCGCATCTCCGAGCACATGACCGAGGTCGTCGCCGCGACCACCGAGACCACCGAGCGCCTCGGCCCCGACGCCTTCGAGCCGAGCGACTTCAAGGACAAGGAGTTCACGAACGAGGCCTGGCGTCGCTCGCCCGGCGCGACGCGCTGGGTGGCCGTGAGCAGCGTCTACTTCGCCAAGATCGCGATCCCGTTCGAGGGCCCCGCGCCCTTCGCCGAGTCGCGGATCGAAGAGCACTGGGACCGCACGAGGACCTCGGTCGAGAACCGGACGAAGGACGCGTACTTCGGCCACGTCTACCGCGCCCGCCTCGCCTACCCCGAGGTCGAGCTCGCCCCGCAAGCCTCGCAGACCTACAAGGTGCTGAGCTACCTCGGCCCGAAGGACCGCGACCTGCTCGCCGCGGTGAACCACGGCGTGACCGAGGTGATCAACCTCGGCACCTTCTCGCCGATCGCGAAGGTCCTCGTCGCGTACCTGCGCAAGCTGCACGGGCTGACCGGGAGCTGGGGCTGGGCGATCGTGCTGCTCACGATCACCGTGCGCATGCTGCTCTTCCCGCTCTCCATCTCGCAGATCAAGAGCAGCGCCGCCATGCGCCGGCTCAAGCCGGAGATGGACGAGCTGAACGCGCGCTACAAGGACGACCCCGCGCAGCGCGGCCTCGCCCTGCAAGAGCTGTGGCGCAAGCACGGCGTGACCAACCCCGTGCTCGGCTGCATCCCGGTGCTGCTCCAGATGCCGATCTGGTTCGCGCTCTACCAGGCCCTGCAGACCGCGGTGGAGCTGTACCACGTGCCCTTCGGCCCGTTCATCCCGGACCTGTCGGCCGAGGGCAAGTACTTCATCATCCCGCTCGTCCTCGGCGCCTCGAGCTTCTTCCAGCAGAAGCTCATGCCGCCGCAAGGCGACCCGATGCAGCAGAAGATGATGCAGTACATGCTGCCGGGTATCTTCCTCGTGATGATGCTCTTCCTCCCCGCAGGCCTCGGCGTCTACATGCTGACCAACACCTGGCTCGGCATCGCGCAGCAGGTCGGCGTCGAGAGGTATCTGCGCAGCAAGACGGAAGGCACATCCGCGGGCATCGAGGTGCGCGAAAAGCCCTCTGCCGGCGACAAGACTCCGGGCGGCGACTCCAAGTCCCCGCCTGCTCTCGGAAAGGGAAAGGCACGTGTCCGTGGATAA
- a CDS encoding protein jag — translation MDNASGKPPANAEGRELDEDRDDEDEGEAPFEEDGRADQALDFTIDVLAAMGMDCTVDLLENEPDDPPEEIRLEIEGRDAGRIIGKKGQTLAALQFLANRVINRPGKRRRHVIIDAEGYRARREDTLTTMAQRLGKQAVEEGKIITFEPMTPQDRRVVHLALAKFPGVVTKSDGEGDSRRVQIIPVRR, via the coding sequence GTGGATAACGCTTCCGGCAAACCCCCCGCGAACGCCGAAGGTCGCGAGCTCGACGAGGACCGCGACGACGAAGACGAAGGCGAAGCCCCGTTCGAGGAAGACGGGCGCGCCGATCAGGCGCTCGACTTCACCATCGACGTCCTCGCCGCGATGGGCATGGACTGCACCGTCGACCTGCTCGAAAACGAGCCCGACGATCCGCCCGAGGAGATCCGCCTCGAGATCGAAGGCCGCGACGCCGGCCGGATCATCGGCAAGAAGGGACAAACCCTCGCGGCCCTGCAGTTCCTCGCCAACCGCGTCATCAACCGGCCCGGCAAGCGCCGCCGGCACGTGATCATCGACGCCGAGGGCTACCGCGCTCGGCGCGAGGACACGCTCACCACGATGGCCCAGAGGCTCGGCAAGCAAGCCGTCGAAGAAGGCAAGATCATCACCTTCGAGCCCATGACCCCGCAGGACCGCCGCGTCGTCCACCTCGCCCTCGCCAAGTTCCCCGGCGTCGTCACCAAGAGCGACGGCGAAGGCGACTCCCGCCGCGTCCAGATCATCCCCGTCCGCCGCTAA
- the rplS gene encoding 50S ribosomal protein L19: MLTSNVLAKIETPMLRQGLPEFRVGDTVRVHYRIVEGEKERIQVFQGVVLKQHRAGARSTFTVRKVSFNVGVERIFPLHTPRIDKIEVVSRGVVRRSRLFYLRSLAGKAARVRDAKDG; this comes from the coding sequence ATGCTCACCTCGAACGTTCTTGCGAAGATCGAAACCCCGATGCTCCGCCAGGGGCTCCCGGAGTTCCGGGTCGGCGACACCGTCCGGGTCCACTACCGGATCGTCGAGGGCGAGAAGGAGCGCATTCAGGTCTTCCAGGGCGTCGTGCTGAAGCAGCACCGAGCCGGGGCGCGAAGCACGTTCACGGTCCGGAAGGTCAGCTTCAACGTGGGCGTCGAGCGCATCTTCCCGCTCCACACCCCGCGCATCGACAAGATCGAGGTCGTCTCGCGCGGCGTGGTTCGCCGCTCGCGCCTGTTCTACCTCCGCTCGCTGGCCGGCAAGGCAGCGCGCGTTCGCGACGCCAAGGACGGCTGA
- a CDS encoding FHA domain-containing protein, translating to MNCPRCGAPATPADKFCAICASPLSPPAQPAAPPGYGPPPAPPAFGQPPPPPGFGSPPPPPGFGPPPEPPGFGPPPPAFGPPGSPSGFGPPPPPPPGFGPPPPAPGGYGPPPPAPGGFGPPPPAPGGFGPPPAPGGFGAPPPPPAGFGPPPEPAPGGFGAPPPPPAGFGPPQPSPGGFGPPPPPPPGFGNAPEPPPPPGQGFGAPPPPPPAGYGPPPGGASGFGPPPPPPPGFANPPGGAEPYDYPPPPRPGFGPPPPPPPIGDRGEGFGPPPPRPTGIGGMGDIDAPPPPPPPRPPQGSNVSTAIPSGGVPPAPPPLPARAAAMPPQQQVDARRALAGFLVSYQDDPLGKFWPLWQGKNSIGRADTGQKVDIEIAHGTTSTHHASIECEGGRFVLSDLGSTNGTFHNEEAIGFKGRRELRDGDKIRFGGFSVITIIVVART from the coding sequence ATGAACTGCCCGCGTTGCGGAGCGCCAGCGACTCCCGCCGATAAGTTTTGCGCGATCTGTGCCTCGCCGCTCAGCCCGCCTGCCCAGCCGGCCGCGCCTCCGGGCTACGGGCCGCCGCCAGCTCCGCCCGCGTTCGGGCAGCCGCCCCCGCCGCCAGGCTTCGGCTCGCCGCCCCCACCGCCAGGCTTCGGTCCTCCTCCCGAGCCCCCGGGCTTCGGCCCCCCGCCCCCCGCGTTCGGCCCTCCCGGCTCCCCGAGCGGCTTCGGCCCCCCTCCGCCGCCTCCCCCGGGCTTCGGCCCCCCGCCCCCCGCCCCCGGCGGCTACGGCCCCCCGCCCCCCGCCCCCGGCGGCTTCGGCCCCCCGCCCCCGGCCCCCGGCGGCTTCGGACCGCCCCCGGCCCCCGGCGGCTTTGGCGCACCTCCGCCCCCGCCCGCAGGCTTCGGGCCTCCGCCCGAGCCCGCTCCCGGCGGCTTTGGCGCACCTCCGCCCCCGCCCGCAGGCTTCGGGCCTCCCCAGCCCTCTCCCGGCGGCTTCGGACCCCCGCCTCCCCCGCCGCCCGGCTTCGGCAACGCGCCCGAGCCTCCGCCCCCTCCCGGGCAGGGCTTCGGCGCGCCGCCTCCCCCGCCGCCGGCCGGCTACGGACCGCCCCCGGGCGGCGCCAGTGGCTTCGGACCGCCGCCGCCGCCTCCACCCGGCTTCGCCAATCCGCCCGGCGGCGCCGAGCCTTACGACTACCCCCCGCCGCCCCGCCCGGGCTTCGGGCCGCCGCCTCCCCCTCCGCCGATCGGCGACAGGGGCGAAGGCTTCGGACCGCCGCCCCCCAGGCCCACGGGCATCGGCGGCATGGGCGACATCGACGCGCCTCCGCCGCCGCCTCCGCCGCGCCCGCCCCAGGGCTCGAACGTGTCGACGGCCATCCCGAGCGGCGGCGTTCCGCCTGCTCCGCCGCCTCTGCCGGCCCGCGCGGCCGCGATGCCGCCGCAGCAGCAGGTCGACGCGCGCCGCGCGCTCGCAGGCTTTCTGGTCAGCTACCAGGACGATCCGCTCGGCAAGTTCTGGCCGCTCTGGCAGGGCAAGAACAGCATCGGCCGTGCGGACACAGGCCAAAAGGTGGACATCGAGATCGCGCACGGCACGACGTCCACCCATCACGCGTCGATCGAGTGCGAGGGCGGACGGTTCGTCTTGTCCGACCTCGGCTCGACGAACGGCACCTTCCACAACGAGGAGGCCATCGGCTTCAAGGGGCGTCGCGAGCTGCGCGATGGCGACAAGATCCGCTTCGGCGGCTTCAGCGTCATCACCATCATCGTCGTCGCTCGGACCTAG
- a CDS encoding FHA domain-containing protein, whose product MTPLIDGARRARQSRPSAPLFALSALAALAALLFAGRPALAAPEAKLLRIDPRASTVDGSPVLTTVIDLVQNKRMSDATRPCAALNGDAYNDCVANALEQPNALYSSFDFPDKNAVLTVTVDGADMPGKFESKARWGDSTAQPGVGTAWLILIDAASSMGTRFDEAKSVASAFVNAMGPNDIVDVMFFNDKSVVEDSKWVTKKDAALQTIAAVNKTFPTQGRTRPLFNIIKTASTDGFKELGNAGSNVVVPMHQALVVLSNGAAGADPSSTAAASNLLKDYLTKGRFPENNEVLPKTPVPVISIWFPSKLVEEFTANAREFMEGLANPEIGGFYSILRDRQEARAANIVNAVRTRFNKMHIVKWRVSCVAPSITQTFKLAFLNTDPPIAGDATFQNVPVGIDPTQWPIDIDRAATEKAAAKEPAYPGGTLKVFGNFCWGGNAQRAELYMVPKNQPAPASIQGGSIDDAKKAQRSLIEQGMRGKAVTASEGMVEFELPDKDTFLAGKGDQMTARLIVYDNQAKRTSAITADKIITVKAQEKPLPLMLIGGATFGGLVLLLLVASLLRGGGNKRRGGAQPAAPPRPVVASGPPMGPGGYAPPGGAPPMGGDFGGGYGPPPMGGHMGGASRAVISGPPGVFTFHPGVEMRVGRDGGACQIVLNEPRVSGTHAVIKFEGGQVLVRDENSNNGTSVNGGRIPPLVWTPVPPGANLRFGPIEFNVRLE is encoded by the coding sequence ATGACACCGCTTATCGACGGAGCCCGCCGCGCGCGACAGTCGCGCCCCTCGGCTCCCCTCTTCGCGCTCTCGGCGCTCGCAGCGCTCGCGGCGCTCCTGTTCGCCGGGCGCCCCGCGCTCGCCGCGCCGGAGGCCAAGCTCCTCCGCATCGACCCGCGCGCCAGCACCGTGGACGGCTCGCCCGTGCTCACCACGGTGATCGACCTCGTCCAGAACAAGCGCATGAGCGACGCGACGAGGCCGTGCGCTGCGCTGAACGGCGACGCGTACAACGACTGCGTCGCCAACGCGCTCGAGCAGCCGAACGCGCTCTACTCGTCGTTCGACTTCCCCGACAAGAACGCCGTCCTGACGGTCACCGTCGACGGCGCCGACATGCCCGGGAAGTTCGAGTCGAAGGCGCGCTGGGGCGACAGCACCGCCCAGCCCGGCGTCGGCACCGCCTGGCTCATCCTCATCGACGCGGCCTCCTCGATGGGCACGCGCTTCGACGAGGCCAAGTCGGTCGCGAGCGCGTTCGTCAACGCGATGGGGCCGAACGACATCGTCGACGTGATGTTCTTCAACGACAAGAGCGTCGTCGAGGACTCGAAGTGGGTGACCAAGAAGGACGCGGCCCTGCAGACGATCGCGGCCGTCAACAAGACCTTCCCCACGCAGGGCCGCACGCGCCCGCTCTTCAACATCATCAAGACCGCGTCGACCGACGGCTTCAAGGAGCTCGGCAACGCGGGCTCGAACGTGGTCGTGCCGATGCACCAGGCCCTCGTGGTGCTGTCGAACGGCGCGGCCGGCGCAGACCCCAGCTCGACGGCGGCGGCCTCGAACCTGCTCAAGGACTACCTCACGAAGGGCCGCTTCCCCGAGAACAACGAGGTCCTGCCGAAGACCCCGGTCCCCGTCATCTCGATCTGGTTCCCGAGCAAGCTGGTCGAGGAGTTCACGGCGAACGCGCGTGAGTTCATGGAGGGCCTCGCCAACCCCGAGATCGGCGGGTTCTACAGCATCCTGCGCGACCGACAGGAGGCGCGCGCCGCCAACATCGTCAACGCGGTGCGCACGCGCTTCAACAAGATGCACATCGTGAAGTGGCGCGTGTCGTGCGTCGCTCCGAGCATCACCCAGACCTTCAAGCTCGCCTTCCTCAACACCGATCCGCCGATCGCGGGCGACGCCACGTTCCAGAACGTGCCCGTCGGCATCGACCCGACGCAGTGGCCGATCGACATCGATCGCGCGGCGACCGAGAAGGCGGCGGCGAAGGAGCCCGCGTACCCCGGCGGCACCCTCAAGGTGTTCGGCAACTTCTGCTGGGGTGGCAACGCCCAGCGCGCCGAGCTGTACATGGTGCCGAAGAACCAGCCCGCGCCCGCCTCGATCCAGGGCGGCAGCATCGACGACGCCAAGAAGGCGCAGCGCTCGCTCATCGAGCAGGGCATGCGCGGCAAGGCCGTCACCGCGAGCGAGGGCATGGTCGAGTTCGAGCTTCCCGACAAGGACACGTTCCTCGCGGGCAAGGGCGATCAGATGACCGCGCGCCTCATCGTCTACGACAACCAGGCGAAGCGCACGAGCGCGATCACCGCGGACAAGATCATCACCGTCAAGGCCCAGGAGAAGCCGCTGCCGCTCATGCTCATCGGCGGCGCCACCTTCGGCGGCCTCGTGCTTCTGCTGCTCGTCGCCTCGCTCCTGCGCGGCGGCGGCAACAAGCGTCGCGGCGGCGCTCAGCCTGCGGCTCCCCCGCGCCCCGTCGTCGCCAGCGGTCCTCCGATGGGCCCCGGCGGCTACGCTCCTCCGGGCGGCGCGCCTCCGATGGGCGGCGACTTCGGCGGAGGCTACGGCCCGCCCCCCATGGGCGGCCACATGGGCGGCGCGAGCCGCGCGGTGATCTCGGGCCCGCCTGGTGTCTTCACCTTCCACCCCGGCGTGGAGATGCGTGTGGGCCGTGACGGAGGGGCGTGCCAGATCGTGCTCAACGAGCCGCGCGTCTCGGGCACGCACGCGGTCATCAAGTTCGAGGGCGGGCAAGTGCTCGTCCGCGACGAGAACTCGAACAACGGCACCAGCGTCAACGGCGGGCGCATCCCGCCCCTCGTGTGGACGCCGGTCCCGCCCGGCGCGAACCTGCGCTTCGGGCCCATCGAGTTCAACGTGCGGCTGGAGTAG
- a CDS encoding PP2C family protein-serine/threonine phosphatase, producing the protein MSHPQAPVGTRVRIEFAQASDPGRDPNKQVNEDSCGYAETRYGHLVVLCDGMGGHYGGREASRTAIATIFEVIEQAAPGTNAAAALKAAVEEAGRRVYGLGGGPDNRARPGSTVVAMLLGDRGLDVAHVGDSRAYCIRAGQIYPLTRDHSMVQGMIDAGMLTEAEAIGHPDANKITRALGMKPEVEVEVRPEPMELFPGDILLQSSDGLTDLVLAADILGSVRQSLSSGAIPQACNQLVQLANDRGGHDNITVQMVRVVEIAPRAALTIPQAPYPAAPAAAQGLAPEHAGPSRPPPLPQDTMTMTAPDPTPGPTNRIAPPAPPPPTLVSSTGSMALPPPSVAPAPAPAWSPAPVQPTSVDRPQAPVPTVLEPPSNPPPPVTQTQPPGGRLTPYAAQLPLPPPSPRYATGQMTQIPTSTPPPPVAPSPAMMTPASGARPSQGGIVFVIIGMSAVIAVLILLLIWALFLR; encoded by the coding sequence ATGAGCCATCCTCAGGCCCCCGTCGGCACCCGCGTCCGGATCGAGTTCGCCCAGGCGAGCGATCCCGGACGCGACCCGAACAAGCAGGTCAACGAGGACTCCTGCGGCTACGCCGAGACGCGCTACGGGCACCTCGTCGTGCTCTGCGACGGCATGGGCGGCCATTACGGAGGCCGCGAGGCGAGCCGCACCGCGATCGCCACCATCTTCGAGGTCATCGAGCAAGCCGCGCCGGGCACGAACGCCGCCGCCGCGCTCAAGGCCGCCGTCGAGGAGGCCGGGCGGCGCGTCTACGGGCTCGGCGGAGGCCCCGACAACCGCGCTCGCCCTGGCTCCACCGTCGTGGCGATGCTCCTCGGCGACCGCGGCCTCGACGTCGCCCACGTCGGCGACAGCCGCGCCTACTGCATCCGCGCCGGCCAGATCTACCCGCTCACGCGCGACCACTCGATGGTCCAGGGCATGATCGACGCCGGCATGCTCACCGAGGCCGAGGCGATAGGTCATCCCGACGCGAACAAGATCACGCGCGCGCTCGGCATGAAGCCCGAGGTCGAGGTCGAGGTGCGCCCCGAGCCGATGGAGCTGTTCCCGGGCGACATTCTCCTGCAGTCGAGCGACGGCCTCACCGATCTCGTGCTCGCCGCCGACATCCTCGGCTCGGTGCGGCAGTCGCTCTCTTCGGGCGCGATCCCGCAGGCGTGCAACCAGCTCGTGCAGCTCGCCAACGATCGCGGCGGCCACGACAACATCACCGTGCAGATGGTGCGCGTCGTCGAGATCGCGCCGCGCGCCGCGCTCACGATCCCGCAAGCGCCCTACCCCGCGGCGCCCGCGGCAGCGCAAGGCCTCGCCCCCGAGCACGCCGGCCCCTCGCGCCCGCCGCCCTTGCCGCAGGACACGATGACGATGACGGCCCCGGATCCGACGCCCGGGCCCACGAACCGCATCGCGCCTCCCGCGCCGCCCCCGCCCACGCTCGTCTCGTCGACCGGCTCGATGGCCCTCCCGCCGCCCTCGGTCGCGCCTGCGCCTGCGCCTGCCTGGTCGCCGGCGCCGGTCCAGCCCACGAGCGTCGACAGGCCGCAGGCGCCGGTCCCCACCGTGCTCGAGCCGCCCTCGAACCCGCCGCCGCCCGTCACGCAGACGCAGCCGCCGGGTGGCCGGCTCACGCCTTACGCGGCGCAGCTCCCCTTGCCGCCGCCCTCGCCGCGCTACGCGACGGGGCAAATGACCCAGATTCCCACCTCGACGCCCCCGCCGCCGGTCGCGCCCTCACCGGCCATGATGACCCCCGCGAGCGGCGCCCGTCCTTCCCAGGGTGGCATCGTTTTCGTGATCATAGGCATGTCCGCCGTGATCGCGGTGCTCATCCTCCTGCTGATCTGGGCCTTGTTCCTCAGGTAG